In the genome of uncultured Pseudodesulfovibrio sp., one region contains:
- the infB gene encoding translation initiation factor IF-2, translating into MTAKVRVEDLAAELGLSNKEIIQQLREIGVQAKSQKTVVEDEDVDRLKAELKKGCGKREVRRVGESGVIIRRRRKKAKAPKEEAVASEVEESAEELEESVPETGAPEAVEAAPAEEKTEEPAAEPKKEPAPKPAPRKAAPQVKIIKPAVEEPVEVPEPVAAEVEEAPVAEAVAAEAAPEPAPAEAQPEPETAPEPEAVPEPEAQAPAEEAPQAAAPEEAEAAAPEEDKADKGEAKKKKKKKREPEAPKVKIISMPTEAEVQAREAAKMAQPERRPAGRPGGGRPAGGRPTGPRPGAGRPGPAGGPNPVPDPSVADGRSKKKKGKKDRRVVEFATEGGQDHTNKLYNDSNFPQGRKGRKKKGRRGQPQMMQQDQNQAQPMKAAKRKIKFDEAIRLSDMAHQMGVKAQDLIKALFGMGVMATINQSLDLDTATLLAGEFGYEVENVSFNEQEFLAPTESDKKEDLKPRPPVVTIMGHVDHGKTSLLDAIRMSNVTDGEAGGITQHIGAYHVQTNRGEIVFLDTPGHEAFTTMRMRGAQVTDIVILVVAADDGVMDQTREAISHSKAAGVPIVVAVNKMDKEGANPDNVKRELAELGLAPEEWGGDTIFAPVSAKQKQGIDELLEMVLLQAEVMELKANPDKHARGHIVEARLDKGRGPVGTMLISEGTLNQGDSFVSGIHFGKVRAMFNDQGKKIKSAGPAMPVEIQGFDGLPEAGDELFVVDDEKVARRIATSRAMKQREKILSAKTKVTLESFLASKPNDEAQTLNLVLKADVQGSLEAVTEALNKLSTDEVKISVVHGGAGAITESDILLAGASEAIIIGFNVRPNLKVKQIAEQEGVEIRFYDIIYKLVQEVKDAMSGMLAPDIEEVYLGQAEVRATFSVPKIGMIAGCFVADGKVTRGGKARLLRDGVVIYTGQVASLRREKDDVREVAKGYECGIGLEKFNDVKVGDTIEVFETKEVARTID; encoded by the coding sequence ATGACGGCAAAGGTTCGGGTAGAAGACTTGGCTGCTGAGCTTGGTCTCAGCAACAAGGAGATCATTCAGCAGCTTCGTGAGATCGGCGTTCAGGCGAAAAGCCAGAAGACCGTCGTGGAAGACGAAGATGTGGACCGCCTCAAGGCGGAATTGAAGAAAGGCTGCGGCAAACGAGAAGTCCGCCGTGTGGGCGAATCCGGCGTCATCATCCGACGCAGGCGCAAAAAAGCCAAAGCTCCCAAGGAGGAGGCAGTCGCCTCCGAAGTCGAGGAATCGGCCGAGGAGCTGGAAGAATCCGTACCGGAGACTGGTGCGCCTGAAGCCGTCGAGGCCGCGCCCGCCGAGGAGAAAACCGAGGAGCCCGCTGCCGAGCCCAAGAAGGAGCCCGCACCCAAGCCGGCCCCGCGCAAGGCTGCGCCCCAGGTCAAAATTATCAAACCCGCCGTGGAGGAACCTGTAGAGGTCCCCGAACCGGTAGCCGCCGAGGTCGAAGAGGCCCCGGTCGCTGAAGCTGTGGCTGCAGAGGCCGCTCCCGAACCCGCGCCTGCCGAAGCCCAGCCCGAACCCGAGACCGCTCCCGAACCGGAAGCCGTTCCCGAACCCGAAGCTCAGGCCCCGGCCGAAGAGGCTCCGCAAGCGGCAGCCCCCGAGGAAGCCGAAGCCGCCGCTCCTGAAGAGGACAAGGCGGACAAGGGCGAAGCCAAGAAAAAGAAAAAGAAAAAGCGCGAGCCCGAGGCCCCCAAGGTCAAGATCATCTCCATGCCCACCGAGGCCGAGGTGCAGGCCCGCGAAGCGGCCAAGATGGCTCAGCCCGAGCGCCGTCCTGCCGGACGCCCCGGCGGCGGACGCCCTGCTGGCGGACGCCCCACCGGTCCGCGCCCCGGTGCAGGAAGGCCCGGTCCCGCTGGTGGACCCAATCCGGTCCCGGATCCGTCCGTTGCCGACGGCCGCAGCAAAAAGAAAAAGGGTAAGAAGGATCGCCGCGTTGTGGAATTCGCCACTGAGGGCGGTCAGGATCATACCAACAAGCTGTACAACGATTCCAATTTCCCGCAGGGCCGCAAAGGCCGCAAGAAAAAGGGACGTCGCGGACAGCCGCAGATGATGCAGCAGGACCAGAATCAGGCGCAGCCCATGAAGGCGGCCAAGCGCAAGATCAAGTTCGACGAGGCCATCCGTCTTTCCGACATGGCCCACCAGATGGGCGTCAAGGCCCAGGACCTGATCAAGGCTCTGTTCGGCATGGGTGTCATGGCGACCATCAACCAGTCGCTCGACCTGGACACCGCCACCCTTCTGGCCGGCGAGTTCGGCTACGAGGTGGAGAACGTCTCCTTCAACGAACAGGAATTCCTGGCTCCCACCGAGTCTGACAAGAAAGAGGATCTCAAGCCTCGTCCTCCCGTGGTGACCATCATGGGTCACGTCGACCATGGTAAGACCTCCCTGCTCGATGCCATCCGCATGTCCAACGTGACGGACGGCGAGGCAGGCGGTATCACCCAGCATATCGGCGCATACCACGTGCAGACCAACCGGGGCGAAATCGTCTTCCTGGACACCCCCGGCCACGAGGCCTTTACGACCATGCGCATGCGCGGCGCCCAGGTGACCGACATCGTCATCCTGGTTGTCGCCGCGGACGACGGCGTCATGGACCAGACCCGCGAGGCCATTTCCCACTCCAAGGCTGCCGGCGTACCCATCGTGGTGGCCGTCAACAAGATGGACAAGGAAGGGGCCAACCCGGACAACGTCAAGCGCGAGCTGGCCGAACTCGGCCTGGCTCCCGAGGAATGGGGCGGCGACACCATCTTCGCTCCTGTTTCCGCCAAACAGAAACAGGGCATCGACGAGCTGCTCGAAATGGTTCTGCTCCAGGCCGAGGTCATGGAGCTCAAGGCCAACCCGGACAAGCACGCCCGGGGCCACATCGTCGAGGCGCGCCTGGACAAGGGCCGCGGCCCGGTGGGCACCATGCTCATCAGCGAAGGCACCCTGAATCAGGGCGACAGCTTCGTGTCCGGTATCCACTTCGGTAAGGTCCGGGCCATGTTCAACGACCAGGGCAAGAAGATCAAATCCGCCGGTCCGGCCATGCCCGTGGAAATCCAGGGCTTTGACGGCCTGCCCGAGGCCGGTGACGAGCTGTTCGTGGTGGACGATGAAAAGGTCGCCCGCCGCATCGCGACGTCCCGCGCCATGAAGCAGCGCGAGAAGATCCTGTCCGCCAAGACCAAGGTCACTCTGGAGTCCTTCCTGGCTTCCAAGCCCAACGACGAGGCCCAGACGCTGAACCTGGTGCTCAAGGCCGACGTGCAGGGCTCTCTCGAGGCCGTGACCGAAGCCCTGAACAAGCTGTCCACGGACGAAGTCAAGATCAGCGTCGTCCACGGCGGCGCCGGTGCCATCACCGAGTCCGACATCCTTCTGGCTGGCGCTTCCGAAGCCATCATCATCGGCTTCAACGTGCGCCCGAACCTGAAGGTCAAGCAGATCGCCGAACAGGAAGGCGTTGAAATCCGCTTCTACGACATCATCTACAAGCTGGTGCAGGAAGTGAAGGACGCCATGAGCGGCATGCTCGCTCCGGACATCGAAGAGGTCTACCTCGGCCAGGCCGAGGTGCGCGCCACCTTCAGCGTGCCCAAGATCGGCATGATCGCAGGCTGCTTCGTGGCCGACGGCAAGGTGACCAGAGGCGGCAAGGCCCGCCTGCTGCGCGACGGCGTGGTCATCTACACCGGACAGGTCGCTTCCCTGCGCCGCGAAAAGGACGATGTCCGCGAAGTGGCCAAGGGCTACGAATGCGGTATCGGCCTGGAGAAGTTCAACGACGTCAAGGTCGGTGACACCATCGAGGTCTTCGAGACCAAGGAAGTCGCCCGTACCATCGACTAG
- the nusA gene encoding transcription termination factor NusA: MSELKRAIDQISKDRGIDRDLLIDTLEEAVRSAVARKYGETMDIEVAFNEELGEIEVFEFKVVVDEVHDPVSEIALEDAVAHDPNAQIDDEMGFPVKVEDLGRIAAQSAKQVIIQRMRDAEQEIIYEEYKDRVSEIASGIIQRRDRTGWIINLGRTEALLPKEEQIPRERYKRGDRVQAYIIDVLKESRGPQVVVSRSHPDYMIELFKREVPEVADGTVKIMGVARDAGLRAKVAVMSRDRDVDPVGACVGIRGSRIQNVVQELKGERIDIVVWSPDIAMYAQHALSPAMISRITVDDEEEALEVVCPDDQLTLAIGRKGQNVKLAAKLLGWKIDIFTESRYGELNAARKGMDQIASVAEVPMESFFSAGFESIESIVQATDEELLSIKGMTESKVGDIRLAVNMLAPDLEAGQSEPEIVETETETVEEEVVEVGEDATEEENDDETETETPAEGEDKQ; encoded by the coding sequence ATGTCGGAGCTGAAAAGAGCCATCGACCAGATTAGCAAGGACAGGGGTATAGACCGCGACCTGCTGATCGACACCCTTGAGGAGGCCGTCCGATCGGCCGTGGCCCGTAAATACGGCGAGACCATGGACATCGAGGTGGCCTTCAATGAAGAGCTCGGCGAGATCGAAGTCTTCGAATTCAAGGTGGTCGTGGACGAGGTGCACGACCCCGTCAGCGAAATCGCGCTCGAGGACGCCGTGGCCCACGACCCCAACGCCCAGATAGACGACGAGATGGGCTTCCCGGTCAAGGTCGAGGATCTTGGCCGCATCGCCGCGCAGTCGGCCAAGCAGGTCATCATCCAGCGCATGCGCGACGCCGAGCAGGAAATTATTTACGAAGAATACAAGGACCGCGTGTCCGAGATTGCAAGCGGCATCATCCAGCGCCGCGACCGCACCGGCTGGATCATCAACCTCGGTCGGACCGAGGCGCTCCTGCCCAAGGAGGAGCAGATCCCCAGAGAACGCTACAAGCGTGGCGACCGGGTGCAGGCATATATCATAGATGTATTGAAGGAATCGCGCGGACCGCAGGTCGTCGTGTCCAGGTCCCACCCGGACTACATGATCGAGCTGTTCAAGCGTGAGGTTCCCGAAGTGGCCGACGGTACGGTCAAGATCATGGGCGTGGCCCGTGACGCCGGCCTGCGCGCCAAGGTGGCGGTCATGTCCCGCGATCGCGACGTGGATCCGGTCGGCGCTTGCGTCGGTATCCGCGGCTCCCGCATCCAGAACGTGGTTCAGGAGCTCAAGGGCGAACGCATCGACATCGTTGTCTGGTCTCCGGACATCGCCATGTACGCCCAGCACGCCCTGTCTCCGGCCATGATCTCCCGGATCACCGTGGACGACGAAGAGGAAGCATTGGAAGTGGTCTGCCCCGACGATCAGCTGACCCTGGCCATTGGCCGCAAGGGTCAGAACGTCAAGCTGGCCGCCAAGCTCCTGGGCTGGAAAATAGACATTTTCACGGAATCCCGGTACGGCGAGCTCAACGCAGCCCGCAAAGGCATGGACCAGATCGCCAGCGTGGCCGAAGTTCCCATGGAGAGTTTCTTCAGCGCGGGCTTCGAATCCATCGAGTCCATTGTCCAGGCTACGGACGAGGAACTCCTGTCCATCAAGGGCATGACCGAGTCCAAGGTCGGCGACATCCGCCTGGCGGTCAACATGCTCGCCCCCGACCTCGAGGCCGGGCAGAGCGAACCAGAGATCGTTGAAACCGAGACGGAGACCGTTGAGGAAGAAGTTGTCGAGGTTGGCGAAGACGCGACCGAAGAAGAGAACGACGACGAAACGGAAACCGAGACTCCCGCCGAGGGCGAGGACAAACAATAG
- the flgG gene encoding flagellar basal-body rod protein FlgG: MMRSLWTSATGMIAMQTQIDTLSNNLANVSTTGFKKSRAEFEDLMYQTLKVAGTENPDGTRTPVGMQVGMGVRPVSVHKFFTQGDFQNTGNPLDMAIEGGGFFQVMMNDEEVYTRDGSFELDDQGRVVTAGGYPLQPEFTVPPETSSVSISETGTISALDKDGTVLATADIDLYRFQNPAGLIAAGRNFYRESEASGAAVAGTPGDENFGTIAQGFLEGSNVEMVDEMVGLIVGQRAFEINSKAITTSDGMLQTAINIKR, translated from the coding sequence ATGATGCGTTCCCTGTGGACTTCAGCCACCGGCATGATCGCCATGCAGACCCAAATCGACACCCTGTCGAACAACCTGGCCAACGTCTCCACCACGGGCTTCAAAAAGAGCCGGGCGGAGTTCGAGGACCTCATGTACCAGACGCTGAAGGTGGCCGGGACCGAGAATCCCGACGGCACCAGGACGCCTGTCGGCATGCAGGTCGGCATGGGCGTGCGTCCCGTGTCCGTGCACAAGTTCTTCACCCAGGGCGATTTCCAGAACACCGGCAACCCCCTGGATATGGCCATCGAGGGCGGGGGCTTCTTCCAGGTCATGATGAACGACGAAGAGGTCTACACCCGCGACGGTTCCTTTGAACTGGACGACCAGGGCCGCGTGGTCACGGCAGGCGGGTATCCGCTGCAGCCCGAGTTCACCGTGCCGCCCGAGACTTCCAGCGTGTCCATCTCCGAAACCGGTACCATCTCCGCCCTGGACAAGGACGGTACGGTGCTGGCCACGGCGGACATCGACCTCTACCGGTTCCAGAACCCGGCCGGGCTCATTGCAGCGGGACGCAATTTCTACCGCGAGAGCGAGGCCTCTGGCGCGGCCGTGGCCGGTACGCCGGGCGACGAGAACTTCGGGACCATTGCCCAGGGATTCCTGGAAGGGTCCAACGTCGAGATGGTGGATGAAATGGTCGGTCTGATCGTGGGGCAGCGCGCCTTCGAGATCAACTCCAAGGCCATCACCACCTCGGACGGCATGTTGCAGACGGCCATCAACATCAAGCGATAG
- the rimP gene encoding ribosome maturation factor RimP, with product MRQTFEEMLSDMIRPEVENLGYAFWGLSSPSSGKKRVVRIYIDAPGGVNIDQCAEVSRQVGLMLEVEDVIPGAFVLEVSSPGLERIFFAPAQLVDYIGRTVDILLFEPMDERRKFKGELSGVEGNTVSVTVDDQTMNFDWTAIKKITLVHEF from the coding sequence ATGCGCCAGACTTTCGAAGAAATGTTGTCGGACATGATCCGACCCGAGGTAGAGAACCTCGGCTACGCCTTTTGGGGGCTCAGCTCTCCTTCTTCGGGCAAGAAGCGCGTCGTTCGCATATACATCGACGCCCCCGGCGGGGTGAACATCGACCAATGTGCCGAAGTCAGCCGCCAGGTGGGACTCATGCTCGAGGTCGAGGACGTCATTCCCGGCGCCTTCGTGCTCGAGGTATCCTCGCCCGGCCTGGAGCGCATCTTCTTCGCCCCGGCCCAGCTGGTCGACTATATCGGCCGCACGGTCGACATCCTGCTCTTCGAGCCCATGGACGAACGACGCAAATTCAAGGGCGAGCTGTCCGGAGTCGAAGGAAACACCGTTTCGGTGACCGTCGATGATCAGACCATGAACTTCGACTGGACCGCCATCAAGAAGATCACCCTGGTCCACGAATTTTAG
- a CDS encoding DUF448 domain-containing protein, whose protein sequence is MSDKGHSPERMCVVCRKRFPKAELTRYVSPEDLSGPDASPVPDPANCRPGRGYYVCAQARCGERFPKMILGLMKKRAR, encoded by the coding sequence ATGTCTGACAAGGGGCACAGTCCCGAACGCATGTGCGTCGTCTGCCGCAAGAGGTTCCCGAAAGCGGAACTGACGCGGTACGTGAGCCCGGAGGATTTGAGCGGGCCGGATGCGAGTCCGGTGCCGGACCCGGCCAACTGTAGGCCGGGACGTGGATATTACGTATGCGCCCAGGCCCGGTGCGGGGAGCGATTCCCCAAAATGATATTGGGCCTGATGAAGAAACGTGCGAGGTGA
- a CDS encoding flagellar basal body P-ring protein FlgI: MTLYERTDHVDSGEAARTLILAALFVGLVLYLAFVLAPVEARAARLKDIASFSGVRTNELVGYGLVVGLAGTGDGTSSTFTMRSMSNMLEKMGVEADPDNLKPKNVAAVMVTAKMPVSAKPGSNLDITVSSLGDAKSLLGGVLLVTPLKGLDGRVYAVGQGSLTIGGFTVGGQAADAQKNIPTVGRIPNGAVVERSVPFKFNNQDHMTVNLEVRDFGTTMQVVNKINASMGGQFAKAKDISTIDLELPDRFRGNMVPLMASLEDLDISPDGKAKVVVDEKTGTVVLGQDVRLSRVAVAHGNLQIVVSETQQVSQPGPFSDGQTVVTPQTDIQVQEQNNQLMLMEGATLQELVDGLNSIGATPRDLISIIRTLKAAGSLHADVEVI; the protein is encoded by the coding sequence ATGACCTTATATGAACGCACCGACCACGTGGACTCCGGCGAAGCGGCCAGGACATTGATTCTGGCGGCCCTGTTCGTCGGCCTGGTCCTGTATCTGGCTTTCGTGCTCGCCCCGGTCGAGGCCAGGGCGGCCCGGCTCAAGGACATCGCCAGCTTCAGCGGGGTGCGCACCAACGAATTGGTGGGCTACGGCCTGGTGGTCGGTCTGGCCGGCACGGGCGACGGCACGTCGAGCACGTTCACCATGCGCTCCATGTCCAACATGTTGGAGAAGATGGGCGTTGAGGCCGATCCGGACAATCTCAAGCCCAAGAACGTGGCCGCGGTCATGGTCACGGCCAAGATGCCGGTCTCGGCCAAGCCCGGTTCCAATCTGGACATCACGGTCTCGTCCCTGGGCGACGCCAAGTCCCTGCTCGGCGGGGTCCTGCTGGTCACGCCGCTGAAGGGGCTGGACGGGCGGGTCTACGCCGTGGGCCAGGGCTCCCTGACCATCGGCGGTTTCACCGTCGGCGGGCAGGCTGCCGACGCCCAGAAGAACATCCCCACCGTGGGACGCATCCCCAACGGTGCGGTGGTGGAGCGCAGCGTACCCTTCAAGTTCAACAACCAGGATCACATGACCGTGAACCTGGAAGTGCGCGACTTCGGAACGACCATGCAGGTGGTCAACAAGATCAACGCCAGCATGGGCGGCCAGTTCGCCAAGGCCAAGGACATTTCCACCATTGATCTGGAACTGCCCGACCGGTTCAGGGGCAACATGGTTCCGCTGATGGCCTCTCTCGAGGACCTGGACATTTCGCCCGACGGCAAGGCCAAGGTCGTGGTGGACGAAAAGACCGGCACCGTGGTGCTCGGCCAGGACGTGCGCCTGAGCCGCGTGGCCGTGGCCCACGGCAACCTGCAGATCGTGGTCTCCGAGACCCAGCAGGTAAGCCAGCCCGGTCCGTTCTCGGACGGCCAGACCGTGGTCACGCCCCAGACCGATATTCAGGTTCAGGAGCAGAACAACCAGTTGATGCTCATGGAAGGCGCGACCCTGCAGGAGCTGGTGGACGGCCTGAACTCCATCGGCGCGACCCCGCGCGATCTCATTTCCATCATCCGCACCCTCAAGGCGGCGGGCTCATTGCACGCCGACGTGGAGGTTATCTAG
- a CDS encoding flagellar basal body L-ring protein FlgH yields MRRYFLMVMAAILLASGCARKYENEPMPVLTPPAYEEQDPASNPGSLFDSNRSEFLYDDNRASRVGDIVLVQVAETATTKIKSETTADKSNDVDTSVSAMPSTGLIGNIPLAETMGAKAGIGILANQSSQFSGTGETKQESNFEATVATRIVRRLPGNILQVEGARRIRVNNETQFLVVRGLIRQRDISSGNTIPSTSLAEAQIEIYGQGVLADKQRPGWLSRVLDNVFPF; encoded by the coding sequence ATGAGACGCTATTTTTTGATGGTCATGGCCGCCATCCTGCTGGCCTCGGGTTGCGCCAGAAAGTATGAGAACGAGCCCATGCCCGTGCTCACGCCGCCTGCCTACGAGGAGCAGGACCCCGCCTCCAACCCCGGTTCCCTGTTCGACTCGAACCGGTCCGAGTTCCTGTACGACGACAACCGTGCCAGCCGCGTGGGCGACATCGTCCTGGTGCAGGTGGCGGAGACCGCGACCACCAAGATCAAGTCCGAGACCACTGCCGACAAGTCCAACGACGTCGACACCTCGGTTTCGGCCATGCCGTCCACCGGCCTCATCGGCAACATTCCCCTGGCCGAAACCATGGGGGCCAAGGCTGGCATCGGCATCCTGGCCAACCAGTCCTCGCAGTTCTCGGGGACCGGCGAGACCAAGCAGGAATCCAACTTCGAGGCCACGGTGGCCACGCGCATCGTCCGCAGGCTGCCGGGTAATATCCTCCAGGTGGAGGGCGCGCGCCGAATCCGGGTCAACAACGAAACCCAGTTCCTGGTGGTCCGCGGCCTGATCCGTCAGCGTGACATCTCGTCGGGCAACACCATCCCGTCCACCAGCCTGGCCGAAGCCCAGATCGAGATCTACGGCCAGGGCGTGCTGGCGGACAAGCAGCGTCCCGGCTGGCTGTCGCGTGTTCTGGACAACGTTTTTCCCTTCTAG
- a CDS encoding flagellar hook-basal body protein — protein sequence MRDSTQSAIFGALSNELRMSSIANNLANVNTSAFKKDKLAFHDTFVRFAHDYLVDEKTYIRGEKLFPEGHIMAKARLSAQQIDLSQGSMERTGNQLDFALSGKGFFSIQGDGEMLYTRAGNFVTDSDGMLRTVDGNPVMVDGGPLIIPQGGRVQADGSGNILINGEPAGAFDLVDFPDPTQLERVGSNNYRGIDGAAGVPPEEAEVAQGFLEKSNVEVVTEMVSMIETQRAFTMYTKMIQTDQELDNKLITQVGRPTV from the coding sequence ATGCGGGACAGTACACAAAGCGCCATATTCGGGGCTTTATCCAATGAATTGAGGATGTCATCCATCGCCAATAATTTGGCGAACGTGAACACGTCGGCCTTCAAGAAAGACAAGCTGGCCTTCCACGACACCTTTGTTCGCTTTGCCCACGACTATCTGGTGGATGAGAAAACCTACATCCGTGGAGAGAAGTTGTTCCCCGAGGGACACATCATGGCCAAAGCGCGTCTGTCGGCCCAGCAGATCGACCTCTCCCAGGGCAGTATGGAGCGTACGGGCAACCAGCTCGACTTCGCTCTGTCCGGCAAGGGGTTCTTCTCCATTCAGGGCGATGGCGAGATGCTCTACACCAGGGCCGGTAATTTCGTCACCGACTCGGACGGGATGCTGCGGACCGTGGACGGCAATCCGGTCATGGTCGACGGTGGTCCGCTGATCATTCCGCAGGGCGGCAGAGTCCAGGCGGACGGAAGCGGCAACATCCTGATCAACGGAGAGCCCGCCGGAGCTTTCGACCTCGTCGATTTTCCGGATCCGACCCAGCTCGAAAGGGTGGGGTCCAACAATTATCGAGGAATAGACGGGGCGGCCGGCGTTCCTCCCGAGGAAGCGGAAGTGGCCCAGGGGTTCCTTGAAAAGTCCAACGTCGAAGTGGTCACCGAAATGGTCTCCATGATCGAAACGCAACGGGCTTTCACCATGTATACCAAGATGATCCAGACCGACCAGGAACTGGACAACAAATTGATCACCCAGGTGGGACGTCCCACCGTTTAG
- the flgA gene encoding flagellar basal body P-ring formation chaperone FlgA — MSMWSKQKQRINATGAVRYAIAAALALVLLSVPALTGAAKGNRWKGLVRNVACVKGPDVLLGEIADPVDAAARSQWETLSSIKLWKASDRLGHVVTVPRDKLAGVLKYYMGDLAANLALPSQLTVQTGGRVIDEAELKSRIVAFLTPRAKDLGGDVKFKTLQMPHYVFFPNDYDKLVVSMSDDLEPGRNEIVLSGMTPDGKVVSRRSAVVFADVWKAVPVASRPMNRMERVTREKVSFRRMNMAYNRDVWDGTGGPWRMARTLGRGQVFTMSHLEPVPLVERGEMVNLVYNGHKIRLSVKAEAMGEAGVGQQIEVRNTQSNKIILATVVDGETVIVR; from the coding sequence ATGTCTATGTGGAGCAAGCAGAAGCAGCGCATCAACGCCACCGGTGCGGTCAGGTACGCCATAGCGGCGGCCCTGGCCCTCGTCCTGCTGTCCGTGCCCGCCCTGACCGGGGCGGCCAAGGGCAATCGATGGAAGGGACTGGTCAGGAACGTGGCCTGCGTCAAGGGACCGGACGTCCTGTTGGGCGAAATAGCGGACCCGGTGGATGCCGCGGCCCGGAGCCAGTGGGAGACGCTTTCGTCCATCAAGCTCTGGAAAGCCTCGGACCGGCTTGGCCACGTGGTCACTGTGCCTCGCGACAAGCTCGCCGGCGTCCTGAAGTATTACATGGGCGATTTGGCTGCCAACCTGGCCCTGCCGAGCCAGTTGACCGTGCAGACCGGCGGGCGGGTGATCGACGAGGCCGAGCTCAAGTCGCGGATCGTCGCCTTTTTGACGCCTCGGGCCAAGGACCTGGGCGGGGACGTGAAATTCAAGACGCTCCAGATGCCCCACTATGTGTTTTTCCCCAATGACTACGACAAGCTGGTCGTCAGCATGAGCGATGACCTCGAGCCCGGACGGAACGAGATCGTCCTGAGCGGCATGACCCCGGATGGCAAGGTCGTCTCCCGTCGGTCCGCCGTGGTCTTCGCCGACGTGTGGAAGGCCGTTCCCGTGGCTTCGCGGCCCATGAACCGCATGGAGCGGGTGACCCGTGAAAAGGTCTCGTTCCGGCGCATGAACATGGCCTACAACCGCGACGTCTGGGACGGCACGGGCGGGCCGTGGCGCATGGCCCGGACTCTGGGCAGGGGCCAGGTCTTCACCATGTCCCATCTGGAACCGGTTCCGCTGGTCGAGCGGGGCGAGATGGTCAATCTGGTTTACAACGGCCACAAGATACGGCTGTCCGTCAAGGCCGAGGCCATGGGCGAGGCCGGTGTCGGGCAGCAGATTGAAGTGCGCAACACGCAGAGCAACAAGATCATCCTGGCGACCGTCGTGGACGGTGAGACCGTGATCGTCAGGTAG
- a CDS encoding DUF503 domain-containing protein encodes MIIGVLHLEFRLHGNRSLKGKRKVSLSLKQKLRNKFNVAVAEVDALDVHEKLILAVVTTANESARVESTLAKALAMVEAISPAELTRCNTEIFSDTE; translated from the coding sequence ATGATCATCGGCGTTCTCCACCTCGAGTTCAGGCTCCACGGAAACCGCTCCCTCAAGGGAAAGCGCAAGGTCTCCCTCAGCCTGAAGCAGAAACTGCGGAACAAGTTCAATGTTGCCGTGGCCGAAGTGGACGCGCTTGATGTACATGAAAAGCTGATCCTGGCGGTGGTCACCACGGCCAATGAGTCGGCCCGGGTTGAAAGCACCCTTGCCAAGGCTCTGGCCATGGTTGAAGCCATCTCCCCGGCGGAACTGACCCGCTGCAACACGGAAATTTTCTCGGATACCGAGTAG
- the rbfA gene encoding 30S ribosome-binding factor RbfA → MKASGSRRAVRMGDQIMREIGTLLVEEAADPRLNLVTLSGVRMNANLRIAEIFYTVSGDEEHRKEVQAGLEKATGFLRSRLGRILKLQYTPELRFQFDEFLEDVVYGKSHPTD, encoded by the coding sequence ATGAAAGCATCAGGTTCCAGACGCGCCGTCCGCATGGGCGACCAGATCATGCGCGAGATAGGTACCCTGCTCGTGGAGGAGGCGGCCGACCCGCGCCTGAACCTCGTCACCCTGTCCGGCGTGCGCATGAACGCCAACCTGCGCATCGCCGAAATATTTTATACCGTGTCCGGTGACGAGGAGCATCGCAAGGAAGTCCAGGCGGGCCTGGAAAAGGCCACCGGTTTCCTCCGCTCCCGGCTCGGGCGCATTCTCAAGCTGCAATACACCCCGGAACTGCGTTTTCAGTTCGACGAATTCCTCGAGGATGTTGTCTATGGAAAATCCCATCCAACGGATTAG